Proteins encoded together in one Anticarsia gemmatalis isolate Benzon Research Colony breed Stoneville strain chromosome 1, ilAntGemm2 primary, whole genome shotgun sequence window:
- the LOC142977323 gene encoding fork head domain-containing protein FD4-like — MPRSSRDSYGDQKPPYSYISLTAMAIWSSPERMLPLSEIYRFITDRFPYYRRNTQRWQNSLRHNLSFNDCFVKVPRRPDRPGKGAYWTLHPQAFDMFENGSLLRRRKRFKLHEEERSNLIAFENFSQQFRVSQSNVRVPPLAAVEAPVVEDLTVSSRQEKSRRSFSIDSLLRSESVDKDRGEAEAGYSGLVGYRPDLLALTAAMWPAVMPPSPLEHLQLTLHLQRVVDNIHLYLHHHNMESR, encoded by the coding sequence ATGCCGCGCTCATCGCGCGATAGCTACGGCGACCAGAAGCCTCCGTACTCGTACATATCCTTGACGGCGATGGCGATCTGGAGCTCGCCGGAGCGCATGCTGCCGCTGTCGGAGATCTACCGGTTCATCACGGACCGCTTCCCGTACTACCGGCGCAACACGCAGCGCTGGCAGAACTCGCTGCGGCACAACCTCTCCTTCAACGACTGCTTCGTGAAGGTGCCGCGCCGCCCGGACCGGCCCGGCAAGGGTGCCTACTGGACGCTGCACCCGCAGGCCTTCGACATGTTCGAGAACGGTTCGCTGCTCAGGAGACGCAAAAGATTCAAGCTGCACGAGGAAGAGAGAAGTAACTTGATTGCATTCGAGAACTTCAGCCAGCAGTTTCGTGTGAGTCAGTCAAATGTAAGGGTTCCACCTCTGGCAGCTGTAGAAGCCCCAGTTGTTGAAGATCTGACAGTGTCTAGTCGGCAAGAGAAGTCGAGGAGGTCGTTTTCGATAGACAGTTTGTTGCGCAGTGAGAGTGTAGATAAGGATCGTGGGGAAGCGGAGGCCGGGTACTCGGGGTTGGTCGGGTACCGGCCAGACTTGCTGGCGCTCACAGCCGCTATGTGGCCCGCAGTGATGCCGCCATCTCCGCTCGAACATCTACAACTGACACTTCATCTTCAACGTGTTGTTGACAATATACATTTGTACCTCCATCATCACAACATGGAGTCGAGATAA